A stretch of the Phycisphaerales bacterium genome encodes the following:
- a CDS encoding FAD-dependent oxidoreductase, which yields MTNNKYSRRRFINSLIVIGGGLLAVPKSFAWTISNSLTKRHWPPKADWDALNKRVGNRLIRTQLPWINATKKIFQLLKNPFWNEEQPGSFQSTGWFNAWTAVASPYAVKATSTKDIVEAVNFAREHKIKLVIKGTGHDYLGRNCAPDSLLVWTHEMRDIKMHEAFVPTGAPQGTAPVYAMTVEAGTRWLEAYQAATKSGRYVQGGGCTSVGACGGFTFGSGFGSFSKMFGTGSGSILEAEVVTANGQVRVVNEYQEPDLYFAIRGGGGGTFGIVSRVTLLSHSIPKSFGLITGEIKASSDRAYQELIDEFVAFYLKALDNPHWGESVHFDSNNVMSFNLVSLNKTAQETKAAMEIFLSKLRQRPEDFTIDLKFMVTDFKNMWNYEYWDKEHPDFIVHDLRPDAPKGQFWWHGNGGEVSTYWTAYQSWWIPTNALRHQREQMVQAFFDASRITGFIFQINKGLSGESAEARARDQQTALHPHCFDAAALVLFGNQQQYKYVGVPGMEPDEEAADKHSKAITKAMSLIREVAPNAGSYANEADFFLENWQELMWGTNYPRLLAIKRKYDPDNFFKVHHGIGSEEL from the coding sequence ATGACAAACAATAAGTACTCACGACGGCGTTTTATAAATTCATTAATTGTGATTGGCGGTGGATTACTTGCCGTACCAAAATCGTTTGCCTGGACAATCAGCAACTCTTTAACGAAACGCCATTGGCCGCCCAAAGCAGATTGGGATGCACTGAATAAGCGAGTTGGGAACCGACTGATTAGAACGCAACTGCCTTGGATCAACGCAACCAAGAAAATTTTCCAACTCCTTAAAAATCCCTTTTGGAATGAGGAGCAACCCGGCTCGTTCCAGTCAACCGGCTGGTTCAACGCTTGGACAGCTGTTGCAAGCCCGTATGCAGTGAAAGCAACGAGTACCAAAGATATTGTAGAAGCTGTTAATTTCGCGCGTGAACATAAGATCAAACTTGTCATCAAAGGTACGGGCCATGACTACCTCGGTCGCAACTGTGCACCGGATTCACTGCTTGTCTGGACGCATGAGATGCGCGACATCAAAATGCACGAAGCATTTGTCCCAACTGGAGCGCCTCAGGGGACTGCCCCCGTCTATGCAATGACCGTCGAAGCTGGTACCCGATGGCTCGAAGCCTACCAAGCTGCTACTAAATCAGGTCGATATGTTCAGGGTGGTGGATGCACCAGCGTCGGCGCATGCGGAGGTTTCACTTTCGGAAGCGGATTCGGATCGTTCTCAAAAATGTTCGGCACCGGTTCTGGTTCCATCTTAGAGGCCGAAGTGGTAACAGCTAATGGCCAAGTGCGCGTGGTCAACGAGTACCAGGAGCCAGACTTGTACTTTGCAATTCGTGGTGGAGGTGGAGGCACCTTCGGGATCGTTTCTCGTGTGACACTATTGTCTCATTCCATTCCAAAGTCATTTGGCTTGATCACGGGTGAGATAAAAGCGTCCTCTGATCGCGCTTATCAAGAACTGATTGATGAATTCGTCGCATTTTATCTCAAAGCACTCGACAACCCACACTGGGGCGAATCTGTTCACTTTGATTCAAACAATGTAATGAGCTTCAATCTTGTGTCCCTGAATAAGACTGCGCAAGAGACGAAGGCAGCGATGGAGATCTTCCTGAGCAAGTTGCGCCAAAGACCGGAAGATTTCACAATTGATCTTAAGTTCATGGTGACTGACTTTAAGAACATGTGGAATTATGAATATTGGGATAAAGAGCACCCCGACTTTATTGTCCATGATCTACGTCCTGATGCACCAAAGGGTCAATTCTGGTGGCATGGAAACGGTGGCGAAGTTTCAACGTATTGGACCGCATATCAGTCTTGGTGGATCCCAACCAATGCCCTGCGACATCAGCGAGAACAGATGGTCCAAGCATTTTTTGATGCGAGCCGTATCACAGGTTTCATTTTTCAGATTAACAAGGGGCTTTCAGGCGAGTCCGCCGAAGCACGAGCTCGAGATCAACAGACTGCATTACATCCCCACTGTTTCGATGCAGCGGCTCTTGTTTTATTTGGCAATCAGCAACAGTATAAATATGTTGGCGTCCCTGGCATGGAACCAGATGAGGAAGCAGCTGACAAACATAGCAAGGCTATCACAAAGGCAATGTCGCTTATCCGGGAAGTCGCTCCGAATGCAGGTTCATACGCCAATGAAGCCGACTTCTTTTTAGAAAATTGGCAGGAGTTAATGTGGGGCACAAACTACCCTCGATTACTTGCTATTAAACGAAAGTATGATCCCGACAACTTCTTTAAGGTCCATCATGGTATCGGTAGTGAGGAACTCTAA
- a CDS encoding biliverdin-producing heme oxygenase — MAETSKHPNMPQTTGFHLKLKEGTQGLHDQAESGDFQVRMVNGELTKKEFAAFLGQMRCVHAALDPAIQAASSDDRVAHIFDESHLRLRRIDQDLEDLSSTELAAPLPATESFVGYINEASKENPVSLIGVLYVKEGATNGNKFIAKKLRATMGLAPDQAMGYLDPHGADQRRCWNAFKVALNELDLTEQEQEDCVAAAQETFRMVINISNQIPVEKEVAAT; from the coding sequence ATGGCTGAGACAAGTAAGCACCCCAATATGCCCCAGACCACTGGCTTTCATCTTAAGTTGAAAGAGGGTACGCAGGGCTTGCACGATCAAGCTGAATCTGGAGACTTTCAGGTTCGCATGGTGAACGGCGAGCTCACGAAGAAGGAGTTTGCGGCATTTCTCGGTCAGATGCGATGTGTGCATGCCGCACTCGATCCAGCAATTCAGGCTGCTTCCAGCGATGATCGAGTTGCGCATATTTTTGACGAATCGCATCTCCGTTTGCGAAGAATAGATCAGGATTTAGAAGATCTTTCCAGCACTGAACTTGCAGCACCTCTTCCAGCGACAGAGTCATTTGTTGGGTATATCAACGAGGCGAGCAAAGAAAATCCTGTCTCACTGATCGGTGTGCTCTATGTCAAAGAAGGCGCTACCAATGGCAATAAGTTTATTGCCAAAAAGCTACGAGCGACGATGGGTCTTGCACCTGATCAAGCGATGGGCTATCTCGATCCACATGGCGCCGATCAGCGGCGGTGCTGGAATGCATTCAAAGTGGCACTAAACGAGCTCGATCTAACTGAGCAGGAACAGGAAGATTGTGTCGCTGCGGCACAAGAAACATTTCGAATGGTGATTAATATTTCGAATCAGATACCGGTCGAAAAAGAGGTCGCTGCCACATAA
- a CDS encoding DUF3817 domain-containing protein, giving the protein MQKINRTYLRWLIVAGLIEGCSTLVLFFVAMPMKYYADIPEAVSIVGMIHGVLFIWLVLMFWFGRTIVPLPTNLMWFGIAGAVIPFLPFIVDIPLYRILRGSRDEVSA; this is encoded by the coding sequence ATGCAAAAAATCAATCGTACCTATCTTCGCTGGCTAATTGTTGCTGGACTCATTGAAGGCTGTTCAACACTTGTTCTCTTTTTTGTGGCCATGCCAATGAAGTACTATGCGGATATACCTGAAGCGGTGTCGATAGTCGGTATGATCCACGGTGTTCTCTTTATTTGGCTGGTGCTTATGTTTTGGTTTGGCCGTACGATTGTGCCGCTGCCAACAAATCTTATGTGGTTCGGTATAGCTGGCGCGGTGATCCCATTTCTGCCGTTTATTGTGGACATTCCACTGTACCGGATCCTTCGTGGGTCTCGTGATGAAGTCAGTGCTTAG
- a CDS encoding homocysteine S-methyltransferase family protein — MSKSISNSHLLLLDGATGTELDRRGVDVGLPLWSAGAMDTAPEVLKEVHLAYLNAGADAVTTNTFRTHERSLAKAGLGDRAEELTKKAVVIAQAACAEAGKQALVLGGVAPLEDCYRPDLTPDPETCYKEHSQMIQYLVDGGVDLIWIETMCAAHETLAAAQAAQNIAPGRWGVCFCFTSQGAPGVLLDGTPVEQIIPELDKATVLGINCMSATILADQVSHLRHLVPDEVAIAAYGNVGYANPDGSWVITDAVEPAQFAVYARQWHDAGANLIGGCCGTTPETIQAIKKANFRNTD, encoded by the coding sequence ATGAGTAAGTCTATTTCAAATAGTCATTTGCTATTGCTTGATGGGGCCACAGGCACTGAACTGGATCGTCGCGGGGTCGATGTTGGTTTGCCGCTTTGGTCGGCCGGTGCAATGGATACGGCGCCAGAAGTGCTTAAGGAAGTTCACTTGGCTTACCTCAACGCTGGGGCTGACGCAGTAACCACCAACACGTTTCGTACGCATGAGCGATCATTGGCTAAAGCAGGCCTTGGTGATCGCGCTGAAGAATTGACGAAGAAAGCAGTTGTGATTGCCCAGGCAGCATGCGCTGAAGCTGGTAAGCAGGCTCTTGTGCTTGGTGGTGTGGCTCCATTGGAAGATTGTTACCGACCTGACCTCACCCCTGATCCGGAGACTTGCTACAAAGAACACAGTCAAATGATTCAGTACCTTGTCGATGGTGGTGTGGATTTGATTTGGATTGAAACAATGTGCGCAGCCCATGAGACTTTGGCAGCGGCGCAGGCAGCACAAAACATTGCTCCAGGGCGGTGGGGTGTGTGTTTTTGTTTCACATCGCAGGGGGCACCTGGTGTTCTGCTTGATGGCACACCAGTTGAACAGATCATTCCCGAGTTAGACAAAGCGACGGTCCTCGGCATCAACTGTATGTCCGCCACTATTCTGGCCGACCAGGTATCACACCTCCGCCATCTGGTGCCTGATGAGGTAGCGATTGCTGCGTACGGCAACGTGGGTTATGCCAATCCAGATGGTTCTTGGGTCATTACTGATGCAGTCGAGCCCGCCCAGTTTGCTGTCTATGCCAGGCAGTGGCATGATGCTGGTGCCAACTTGATTGGCGGTTGTTGTGGCACGACGCCGGAGACGATCCAAGCCATCAAGAAGGCCAATTTCCGCAACACTGATTAA
- a CDS encoding ankyrin repeat domain-containing protein, with amino-acid sequence MLSIVRSLPLVAVLFLMASTTGCKEPDKSTLDSQLIDACSNASASYESIVRLLKEGADVHAVNQVGGTPLLLASQTHENYQVVIALIRAGADPHTSTADGITPLMQAALYNKNPEVISKLLSLGSYVNQVNDKGVSALMFSCLEPSVEKVKLLLDAGADINAQSYRGVTPLMWAAMDNSNPAVVSELLKANADPYVIDEQGKSALDYAKENPNIFETKAYYELKEASRGR; translated from the coding sequence ATGCTGAGCATCGTTCGAAGTCTACCTCTGGTGGCTGTTCTTTTTCTTATGGCTTCCACGACGGGGTGTAAAGAGCCAGATAAATCCACATTAGATTCCCAGTTGATAGATGCGTGTTCAAATGCCTCTGCAAGCTACGAGAGTATTGTACGTCTTCTAAAAGAAGGCGCGGATGTTCATGCGGTCAATCAAGTCGGTGGAACCCCGTTGTTGTTAGCATCTCAAACACATGAAAATTATCAAGTAGTCATAGCTCTCATTAGAGCTGGCGCCGATCCTCATACATCAACAGCTGATGGAATCACGCCTCTCATGCAGGCTGCCTTATACAACAAAAATCCAGAAGTGATCTCTAAGCTTCTAAGCCTTGGATCTTATGTTAATCAAGTTAATGATAAAGGTGTCAGTGCATTGATGTTTTCTTGTCTAGAGCCAAGTGTTGAAAAAGTGAAATTATTGTTAGACGCTGGTGCGGATATCAATGCGCAAAGCTACCGTGGTGTGACACCGCTGATGTGGGCAGCGATGGACAACAGTAATCCTGCTGTCGTGTCTGAATTGCTTAAAGCTAACGCTGATCCATATGTCATAGATGAACAAGGGAAGAGCGCTTTGGATTACGCCAAAGAGAATCCCAACATCTTCGAGACGAAGGCCTACTACGAACTCAAGGAGGCCAGCAGGGGGCGATGA
- a CDS encoding metallophosphoesterase translates to MRFLLASLLCCVFIGVSVSQGQNVPVQRTYEEIKSFPEGLIGPWQVGNQTFIATDQTKFTLDHPALVGSLVEVTFIDNNGQLIAVEIEPQSTSTADLVDGPHALWRDDGSVDIIRFREGQLQKQRLPYKTAEDNTAAGNTASDMYLNSNAVSPPAATWDMPSRLLVISDIEGNYQALFTFLLGNGVINQDGDWTWGDGHLLFNGDIVDRGDKVTETLLLIRRLQREAAAAGGRVHYVLGNHEAMIMAGDLRYVHPKYHFLCGRYGLTYDQLYGPQSEMGRWLRSQNTVTRIGPLLFVHGGYSPALNDLTLTPDQINDLIRSQLGPPKWPDKTDLPTSLAWNMQGPMWYRGYFDKYATDFGPMPTDAQLQSILQRHNAKHIVVGHSVVDDVTWIDDNQRLIGVDVDWADPEEAEGLILENGTLSRIDSKGVRRPLSSLPNTAP, encoded by the coding sequence ATGCGTTTTTTGCTTGCAAGCCTACTTTGCTGCGTCTTTATAGGCGTTTCTGTGAGCCAGGGGCAAAATGTCCCTGTTCAACGGACTTATGAGGAGATCAAATCCTTTCCAGAAGGTCTGATCGGCCCTTGGCAAGTAGGCAACCAAACCTTTATTGCCACCGACCAGACAAAATTTACTCTCGATCATCCCGCGCTCGTCGGATCTCTCGTTGAAGTCACATTTATAGACAACAATGGCCAGCTGATCGCTGTCGAGATTGAGCCACAGTCAACCAGTACAGCTGATCTTGTTGATGGACCTCACGCACTCTGGCGTGATGATGGATCTGTTGACATTATTCGCTTCCGCGAAGGCCAATTACAAAAACAACGCCTGCCTTACAAGACTGCTGAAGATAACACTGCTGCTGGGAATACTGCTTCAGATATGTACCTGAACTCAAATGCAGTCTCACCGCCAGCTGCTACCTGGGATATGCCATCTCGATTGCTGGTCATTAGCGACATTGAGGGAAACTACCAGGCGCTGTTTACTTTTCTTTTGGGCAATGGCGTGATCAACCAGGATGGCGACTGGACTTGGGGAGACGGGCATCTTCTCTTCAATGGTGACATCGTTGATCGTGGAGATAAAGTCACGGAAACACTTCTACTGATTCGACGCCTCCAACGTGAAGCCGCTGCCGCCGGTGGGCGAGTCCATTACGTTTTAGGAAATCACGAGGCCATGATCATGGCCGGTGATCTTCGCTATGTGCACCCGAAATACCATTTTCTATGCGGCCGCTACGGCCTGACCTATGACCAGCTCTACGGGCCTCAATCAGAAATGGGCCGCTGGCTCCGCTCGCAAAACACGGTGACCCGCATCGGCCCGCTTCTTTTTGTTCATGGAGGCTATTCACCAGCGCTCAATGACCTAACACTGACACCCGATCAGATTAATGATCTCATTCGAAGCCAGCTTGGGCCGCCGAAATGGCCAGATAAAACTGATCTGCCCACCTCACTTGCATGGAATATGCAGGGCCCAATGTGGTACCGCGGCTACTTTGACAAGTATGCAACTGACTTTGGACCAATGCCCACAGATGCACAACTACAGTCAATTCTGCAGCGCCACAATGCGAAGCACATCGTCGTTGGTCACTCTGTCGTCGATGATGTGACTTGGATCGATGACAATCAACGTCTCATTGGTGTCGATGTCGATTGGGCTGATCCAGAAGAGGCCGAAGGATTAATCCTTGAAAACGGAACTCTTTCTCGAATTGACTCCAAAGGTGTACGCCGCCCACTTAGTAGTTTACCGAACACCGCTCCGTAA
- a CDS encoding zinc ribbon domain-containing protein yields MIPLSIYIVTLFIAFIGLCIWWVLYKWSSAKVSSDRACRECGYKLFGEELQRCPECGSENAERGTINHHNSGRTLAGYIGDLVLVASIGFAVYVFSAGLINDVLPKSWRALYYGTITGGPEGRILMRFSASSESVSENDKAYEAFMANMIAMPVDISVWVSRDNKDFRVHLVRETAQDSWKIVEFTSQKYQVDSEAVVTPTMLVELIEDQPAIEVPFDSESMVVAFEAMLTSEWSTGEFQSALMAYPDSYQPLANGLFVSRPYVGGVSGQNVTADRRVLLALIIVLILSVITVALLWHRRYHAKKN; encoded by the coding sequence GTGATTCCACTTTCAATTTATATTGTCACCTTATTTATCGCCTTTATAGGGTTGTGTATCTGGTGGGTTCTCTACAAGTGGTCTTCTGCAAAAGTCAGCAGTGACCGGGCGTGTAGAGAATGTGGGTATAAGCTCTTCGGGGAAGAGTTGCAGCGATGCCCTGAGTGCGGATCAGAGAATGCCGAGCGGGGCACCATTAACCATCATAATTCTGGTCGAACATTAGCGGGCTACATAGGAGATTTGGTCTTAGTGGCCAGTATTGGATTTGCAGTTTACGTTTTTAGTGCGGGCCTTATAAACGACGTCCTACCAAAATCGTGGCGTGCCTTATATTACGGTACGATCACGGGTGGGCCGGAAGGTCGAATCCTGATGCGATTCTCCGCATCTTCCGAGTCTGTGTCTGAAAATGACAAAGCGTATGAAGCTTTTATGGCCAATATGATCGCCATGCCAGTTGATATATCTGTGTGGGTATCCAGGGACAATAAGGATTTTAGAGTCCACTTAGTCAGAGAGACAGCACAAGATAGTTGGAAGATTGTCGAATTCACTTCTCAAAAATATCAAGTAGATAGTGAAGCGGTTGTCACACCCACAATGCTTGTCGAACTCATTGAAGATCAACCCGCGATAGAAGTTCCGTTTGATTCTGAATCGATGGTGGTGGCTTTCGAAGCAATGCTTACATCTGAATGGAGCACAGGTGAATTTCAGTCAGCACTGATGGCCTATCCTGATTCTTACCAGCCGCTTGCCAATGGTTTGTTTGTAAGCCGCCCATATGTGGGTGGTGTTTCTGGGCAGAACGTGACTGCGGATAGGCGGGTCTTATTGGCCTTGATTATTGTGCTAATTCTGAGTGTTATCACAGTGGCTCTACTCTGGCACCGACGATATCACGCCAAGAAGAACTAA
- a CDS encoding sulfotransferase produces MMNTPGPADVDNQLRSLIRSGDLVKALQMAQEILKNDPNHPQASLTVAQVRHAQGLYPLAADAALHALKFRPDNEEIEIFLARVYSSLGKSQQSLEWCDRVLSKSPSSTAAREIQANVLERNGDWQGGLNALESINKNTKSPQLNWLTARCLLQSDDREAALKAINEGLSLPNMENPNNAPIRARLLLQRAKILDGMGQYDSAFLDAKNAKTLIDVAFDQDQYIAEIDQLIETFSAEQLQKQDGSIDSECSHVFIAGMPRSGTTLVEQILDAHPDATGVGEAKEIDILARHLQKLLGSWSPWPKCARGIVLEDRKKMVANYENSLGQHGYALPSTFINKNLKNARLLGLIAMLFPDSKIIFTRRDPRDVGISCLMGNFSPRVHPELMDLDRIAMAIEQNDRLIEHWKAVLPMPWIEVNYEEVVADKDRMTRELVEFCGLPWDDRCLKFYDSGRTVMTLSYDQVNKPIYDTSAGRYRHYESHIGPLSGLAKESNGNT; encoded by the coding sequence ATGATGAATACACCAGGGCCCGCTGATGTAGACAATCAATTACGCTCACTTATTCGGTCGGGAGATCTTGTTAAGGCCTTGCAGATGGCCCAGGAGATTCTTAAGAACGATCCAAATCATCCCCAAGCATCTTTGACGGTCGCACAGGTACGGCATGCTCAAGGCCTTTATCCACTGGCCGCAGATGCAGCCCTGCACGCACTAAAGTTCCGGCCAGATAATGAAGAGATTGAGATCTTTCTGGCCAGAGTCTATAGCAGCCTCGGCAAATCACAGCAGAGCCTTGAATGGTGTGATCGCGTTCTTAGCAAAAGTCCGTCCTCTACTGCAGCAAGAGAAATCCAAGCCAACGTCTTGGAACGCAACGGTGATTGGCAAGGCGGTTTGAATGCCTTGGAGTCAATCAATAAAAATACCAAGAGTCCACAGTTGAATTGGTTGACTGCACGCTGCCTTCTACAAAGTGATGATCGCGAGGCCGCGCTTAAAGCTATTAATGAAGGCCTTTCCCTACCCAACATGGAAAACCCCAACAATGCGCCTATTCGAGCTCGCTTGTTGCTACAACGTGCCAAGATATTAGATGGCATGGGTCAGTATGATTCGGCTTTCCTTGATGCGAAGAATGCTAAAACGCTGATCGATGTTGCCTTTGATCAAGATCAATATATCGCAGAGATCGACCAGCTCATCGAGACGTTTTCAGCAGAGCAGCTGCAGAAACAAGATGGATCTATCGACAGTGAGTGTTCTCATGTTTTCATTGCCGGTATGCCAAGGTCAGGTACGACGCTGGTTGAGCAGATTCTCGATGCGCATCCTGATGCCACTGGCGTAGGAGAAGCAAAGGAAATTGACATATTGGCGAGGCACCTCCAGAAACTACTCGGTTCCTGGTCACCCTGGCCAAAATGTGCGCGCGGCATCGTACTAGAAGATCGTAAAAAAATGGTTGCCAATTACGAAAATTCACTGGGGCAACACGGTTATGCATTGCCTTCGACATTCATCAATAAGAATCTAAAAAATGCACGCCTCTTAGGGCTTATTGCGATGCTGTTCCCTGATTCAAAGATTATCTTTACGCGTCGAGATCCACGCGATGTAGGCATCTCTTGCCTGATGGGTAACTTCTCTCCACGCGTGCATCCAGAACTTATGGATCTTGATCGCATTGCCATGGCGATAGAACAGAATGATCGCCTCATCGAGCATTGGAAGGCCGTGCTACCGATGCCTTGGATAGAAGTGAACTATGAAGAAGTCGTTGCGGATAAAGATCGCATGACACGAGAACTTGTCGAATTCTGTGGCCTACCCTGGGACGATCGTTGCCTTAAGTTCTACGATTCGGGACGGACCGTCATGACCCTCAGTTATGACCAGGTAAATAAGCCGATATATGACACTTCAGCTGGTCGGTACCGTCATTATGAAAGTCACATTGGTCCTCTCAGCGGCCTTGCCAAAGAGAGCAATGGCAATACGTAA
- a CDS encoding carbohydrate-binding protein has product MLNNIANFHMCAVIAAAVAMFGISSHSKAQCQGDLNGDGVVGVADFSKMLVAWGPSTDGDVNSDGVTDYDDFSILLAAWGDCPPACQDNVPFTYVVIPDTQFFTAYYNGSTPEMFYQQTQWIADNIDDLNVAFVSHLGDIVEFGWIDGQWNIANTAMSTLDGLIPYGLTFGNHDADDAVWGRSDIKYNQYFPPSRYEGNSWYGGGYPEGKNTNSFQFFEAGCEAYLVLHLQWDPPADVRVWADEVIAAHPDKRVIVSTHEFPGNYLLWNEVLTHHNNVFLVVSGHECARERYLPLTNDYGTTVHSILSDYQCDNPTNSLLRYYTFDPSTDQVEAFTYSPLYDYYEIDNSSSFTFDISYGEVVSCEEQGTSPYGDGPISVPGRIEAEYYDEGCNGFAYYDLDNYNQGGEFRTDGVDIEIATDIEQGYNIGWLYNGEWLNYTIDVAATGSYTFDFRVASNDSGSEMYWALDGVALTELIAIPSTGSWQTWITITKPDIQLEAGEHTLTLHITDGEFNLNYVDISQASP; this is encoded by the coding sequence ATGCTAAACAATATCGCCAACTTCCATATGTGTGCAGTGATAGCTGCAGCAGTTGCAATGTTTGGAATAAGCTCGCATTCAAAGGCACAGTGCCAGGGCGATCTCAATGGTGATGGCGTAGTGGGTGTTGCAGACTTTTCGAAAATGCTGGTGGCATGGGGCCCGTCAACAGATGGTGATGTCAATTCAGACGGTGTGACTGATTACGATGACTTTTCAATTTTGCTGGCCGCGTGGGGTGACTGTCCTCCCGCCTGTCAGGACAATGTTCCATTTACATATGTGGTCATTCCAGATACGCAGTTTTTTACTGCTTATTACAACGGCAGTACACCAGAGATGTTCTATCAGCAGACCCAGTGGATTGCTGACAATATCGATGATCTCAACGTAGCCTTTGTTTCTCACCTCGGCGACATTGTTGAGTTTGGATGGATTGATGGTCAATGGAATATTGCCAATACCGCGATGTCAACACTGGACGGGCTTATTCCCTACGGGCTGACGTTCGGAAATCACGACGCCGACGATGCAGTGTGGGGACGTAGTGACATTAAGTACAACCAATACTTTCCTCCAAGTCGCTACGAAGGTAACAGTTGGTATGGCGGAGGTTATCCAGAGGGAAAGAACACCAATAGCTTTCAATTTTTTGAAGCGGGCTGTGAAGCGTATCTTGTTTTACATCTGCAGTGGGATCCACCAGCAGATGTGCGTGTATGGGCAGACGAAGTGATTGCGGCTCATCCAGACAAGCGTGTCATTGTCTCAACGCATGAGTTTCCTGGAAACTATCTTCTCTGGAACGAAGTGCTGACACATCACAACAATGTATTTCTTGTTGTCTCAGGTCATGAATGTGCTCGAGAGCGGTATCTTCCATTAACCAATGACTATGGAACGACGGTTCATAGTATTCTCAGTGACTATCAATGTGACAATCCTACGAATTCACTTCTTCGCTATTACACATTCGATCCAAGTACTGATCAGGTTGAAGCATTTACGTATTCGCCTCTATATGACTATTACGAAATTGATAACTCGTCATCATTTACATTTGATATTTCCTATGGTGAAGTTGTTTCGTGCGAAGAACAGGGGACCAGTCCTTATGGTGATGGGCCCATCTCAGTTCCAGGACGAATCGAGGCTGAATATTACGACGAAGGTTGTAATGGCTTTGCTTACTATGACCTTGATAACTACAACCAAGGCGGCGAGTTTAGAACCGACGGCGTGGATATTGAGATAGCAACTGATATTGAGCAGGGCTACAACATTGGGTGGCTTTACAATGGCGAATGGCTCAATTACACCATTGATGTAGCAGCCACAGGTTCTTATACATTCGATTTCCGAGTGGCGAGCAATGATAGTGGATCAGAGATGTACTGGGCACTTGATGGAGTTGCCTTAACAGAGCTGATTGCGATTCCGTCAACTGGAAGTTGGCAGACTTGGATCACCATTACAAAACCAGATATTCAGCTTGAAGCTGGTGAGCATACGCTGACACTTCATATAACTGATGGTGAGTTTAATCTGAATTATGTTGATATCTCACAGGCTTCTCCATGA
- a CDS encoding DUF4396 domain-containing protein yields MLDGVMLLWFILTAISFLFVAIDIWRTPEANVMRWGFIILTLFTGPLGAFFYVLGCREPLPNTHEQYVATRWRQVLGSTMHCAAGDGVGIFVGAVIASFLHVDPAINITLEYVFGFTFGWLFFQAFAMRDMAGGNYLKSLKMTFIPEFFSMNILMSGMLLVSKFWMPQVAGSEMPSSVAFWFIMSMALVAGFLCAYPMNWWLVTRNLKHGMMTVRKESGTPSHAGHDMSAMSSKSGHDMSSMKDPNAMKGMDHGQGHAPSSGHDMSSMKDPNAMEGMDHGQGHAQSGGHEGHQDHSGHQGHGGGHMSDSQKPSQASIYAMGAFSIVVLAITVAVILILAPHA; encoded by the coding sequence ATGCTTGATGGTGTGATGTTGCTGTGGTTTATTCTGACTGCAATCTCCTTTCTATTTGTAGCCATTGATATATGGCGCACACCCGAAGCAAATGTAATGAGGTGGGGATTTATCATTCTGACACTGTTTACGGGCCCACTTGGAGCTTTCTTCTATGTGCTGGGATGCCGAGAGCCGCTCCCTAACACGCATGAACAATATGTGGCAACCAGATGGCGGCAAGTCCTGGGCTCAACAATGCACTGCGCCGCCGGCGATGGCGTCGGCATCTTTGTAGGCGCCGTCATCGCAAGCTTCCTTCATGTGGACCCGGCGATCAATATCACGCTCGAGTACGTTTTCGGGTTTACCTTTGGTTGGTTGTTCTTCCAGGCTTTTGCAATGCGTGATATGGCTGGGGGTAACTATCTAAAGTCGCTCAAGATGACCTTCATACCCGAGTTCTTTTCTATGAACATCTTGATGAGCGGCATGCTCTTGGTTTCAAAGTTCTGGATGCCGCAAGTCGCCGGTTCAGAAATGCCCAGCAGTGTCGCCTTCTGGTTCATTATGTCAATGGCATTAGTAGCAGGGTTTCTCTGTGCCTATCCAATGAACTGGTGGTTGGTCACACGAAATCTCAAGCATGGCATGATGACGGTTCGTAAAGAGAGTGGCACGCCAAGTCATGCTGGCCATGATATGAGTGCAATGTCGAGTAAGTCAGGCCATGACATGAGCTCGATGAAAGATCCAAACGCCATGAAAGGGATGGATCATGGCCAAGGACACGCTCCATCAAGTGGTCATGACATGAGCTCGATGAAAGATCCAAACGCCATGGAAGGGATGGATCATGGCCAAGGACACGCTCAATCAGGTGGTCATGAAGGACACCAAGATCACAGCGGCCATCAAGGACATGGCGGTGGCCACATGAGTGACAGCCAAAAACCCTCACAAGCCAGCATCTACGCTATGGGCGCCTTTTCAATCGTTGTACTGGCCATCACAGTGGCAGTGATCCTAATCCTCGCTCCACACGCGTGA